A window of the Sphingobacteriaceae bacterium genome harbors these coding sequences:
- a CDS encoding NADH-quinone oxidoreductase subunit B family protein, translated as MDIKERRAAEASGRQEDFVLEGELTGQWSEAGQKLPGVWQVLPGVVTTNVQTLLNWGRSNSLWYLLFGIACCAIEMMASGAARYDMDRFGSVFRASPRQADLMIVAGTVTEKMGPVVRRLYDQMAEPRWVIAMGACASNGGPYWQGYNVVDGVDKFVPVDVYVPGCPPRPEALIHGIVRLQQKIARANLEGAQGRLAKVRG; from the coding sequence ATGGATATAAAGGAACGGCGCGCTGCCGAAGCCTCCGGCCGCCAGGAAGACTTCGTCCTGGAAGGGGAACTCACGGGGCAGTGGTCGGAAGCCGGCCAGAAGCTGCCCGGTGTATGGCAGGTGCTGCCGGGGGTAGTCACCACCAACGTCCAGACCTTGCTCAACTGGGGACGGAGCAATTCCCTCTGGTACCTCCTGTTCGGCATCGCCTGCTGCGCCATCGAGATGATGGCCTCGGGCGCCGCCCGGTACGACATGGACCGGTTCGGCTCCGTGTTCCGGGCCTCGCCCCGGCAGGCCGACCTGATGATCGTTGCCGGCACCGTTACGGAGAAGATGGGGCCGGTGGTCCGCAGGCTGTACGACCAGATGGCGGAGCCCCGCTGGGTCATCGCCATGGGCGCCTGCGCCTCCAACGGCGGCCCCTACTGGCAGGGTTACAACGTGGTGGACGGCGTCGACAAGTTCGTGCCCGTGGATGTCTACGTGCCGGGGTGCCCGCCTCGACCTGAGGCGCTCATCCACGGCATCGTCCGCCTGCAGCAAAAGATCGCGCGGGCCAACCTGGAAGGTGCCCAGGGCCGCCTCGCCAAGGTACGGGGGTGA
- a CDS encoding NADH-quinone oxidoreductase subunit A yields MVNPWIDVVVFFIAGLTFPLVNLGLSRLLRRDYPYSLKLDPYESGEEPFGDARVSFRIQYYFYAMIFLVFDVEVVFMYPWAVVLRDLGVFGYVVMLLFALTLVEGLVYAYKKGVLRWI; encoded by the coding sequence GTGGTCAACCCATGGATCGACGTTGTCGTTTTCTTCATCGCAGGCCTTACTTTTCCCCTGGTAAACTTAGGTCTCAGCCGGCTGTTGCGCCGGGACTATCCTTACTCCCTCAAGCTGGACCCGTACGAGTCGGGTGAAGAACCCTTCGGCGATGCCCGGGTCAGCTTCCGCATCCAGTACTACTTTTACGCCATGATCTTTCTCGTCTTCGACGTCGAGGTAGTGTTCATGTATCCGTGGGCAGTAGTGCTCCGGGACCTCGGGGTCTTCGGCTATGTCGTCATGCTGCTCTTCGCGTTGACCCTGGTGGAGGGCCTGGTATACGCCTACAAAAAGGGTGTGCTGCGATGGATATAA
- a CDS encoding HAD family hydrolase, with translation MADPVEPKWDAVLFDLDGTLLELSMTQFLEQYLTGMAQELKDHLDPDRLPGWVQAAVRAVLLDTRPDISNEEVFWEAFRELSGADRNVIMAAVDSFHRRHLPALRHLAEPAPGARRAVDAARRYSRRLVLATQPLYPAAAIGERVRWAGLAPAEFHLITSMENMWACKPWVQYYQAILDLVGAGDPRRVLMVGNDPILDMAAGSLGIHTFLLEPPPGKGPAMEVRWLAEAGLEGVTAVPQPTYLGRLEDVPDIIKQGPAAA, from the coding sequence GTGGCTGATCCCGTCGAGCCCAAATGGGATGCGGTGCTGTTCGACTTGGACGGCACCCTCCTGGAATTGAGCATGACTCAGTTCCTGGAGCAGTACCTGACGGGGATGGCCCAGGAACTGAAGGACCACCTGGACCCGGACCGGCTGCCCGGGTGGGTGCAGGCGGCGGTCCGGGCGGTGCTGCTGGACACCCGCCCCGATATTTCAAATGAAGAAGTTTTCTGGGAAGCCTTCCGGGAACTGAGCGGCGCCGACCGGAACGTCATTATGGCGGCGGTGGACTCCTTCCACCGCCGGCACCTGCCGGCTTTGCGGCACCTGGCGGAGCCGGCCCCCGGCGCCCGCCGGGCCGTGGATGCGGCCCGCCGCTACAGCCGCCGCCTGGTGCTGGCCACCCAGCCCCTCTATCCCGCCGCCGCCATCGGCGAGCGGGTCCGGTGGGCGGGGCTGGCGCCGGCGGAATTCCACCTGATCACCAGCATGGAGAACATGTGGGCCTGCAAGCCGTGGGTGCAATACTACCAGGCCATCCTGGACCTGGTGGGGGCGGGGGATCCCCGCCGGGTCCTGATGGTGGGCAATGATCCTATATTGGACATGGCCGCCGGCAGCCTGGGCATCCATACATTCCTGCTGGAGCCGCCCCCGGGCAAGGGGCCGGCCATGGAGGTAAGGTGGCTGGCGGAGGCCGGATTGGAGGGAGTGACCGCCGTTCCCCAGCCTACTTATCTGGGCCGTCTGGAGGACGTTCCGGACATCATAAAACAAGGCCCGGCGGCGGCTTGA
- the dat gene encoding D-amino-acid transaminase, whose translation MSETVFLNGNWVPYEQAVVPVEDRGYLFSDAIYEVIRCYGGRPFRFDEHIRRLFNSAGALNIPVPYTLEEWRRIGADLLARNNLADATLYFQVSRGAAPRNHLPAEGMTPNVVGIARPVSGPARELVEQGVACMTVPDNRWGLCQIKTTGLLPNVLARQEAQSYGFYDAIFVRDGLVTEATSSNVFAVMDGTVYTHPLANILPGVTRDVVIELVREMGLTLREEAVSLSRLRRADEIWLTSTVIEVLPVTSLDGRPVGDGRPGPVYRRVWEAFQAVTKGG comes from the coding sequence TTGAGTGAGACGGTTTTTCTCAACGGTAACTGGGTTCCTTATGAGCAGGCGGTGGTCCCCGTGGAAGACCGGGGCTACCTGTTCAGCGACGCCATCTACGAGGTAATCCGGTGCTACGGGGGCCGGCCCTTCCGCTTTGATGAGCATATCCGGCGCCTGTTCAACAGCGCCGGCGCCCTGAACATCCCCGTGCCCTACACTTTGGAGGAATGGCGCCGCATCGGGGCCGATCTGCTGGCCCGGAACAACCTGGCCGACGCCACCTTGTACTTCCAGGTGAGCCGGGGGGCGGCCCCCAGGAACCACCTGCCCGCCGAGGGCATGACCCCCAACGTGGTGGGCATCGCCCGCCCCGTGTCGGGACCCGCCCGGGAACTGGTGGAGCAGGGCGTGGCCTGCATGACGGTGCCCGACAACCGGTGGGGCTTGTGCCAGATCAAGACCACGGGGCTCCTGCCCAACGTGCTGGCCCGCCAGGAAGCCCAGTCCTACGGCTTCTACGACGCCATCTTTGTCCGGGACGGCCTGGTCACCGAGGCCACTTCCAGCAACGTCTTCGCCGTCATGGACGGGACTGTGTACACCCACCCCCTGGCCAACATCCTGCCGGGGGTGACCCGGGACGTGGTTATTGAACTGGTGCGGGAGATGGGGCTGACCCTCCGGGAGGAGGCGGTGTCCCTGTCTCGCCTGCGCCGGGCCGACGAGATCTGGCTGACCAGCACCGTCATCGAGGTGCTGCCGGTGACATCCTTGGACGGCCGGCCCGTGGGCGACGGCCGCCCGGGTCCCGTCTACCGCAGGGTGTGGGAAGCCTTTCAGGCGGTGACCAAGGGTGGCTGA
- a CDS encoding heptaprenylglyceryl phosphate synthase translates to MQPAVPSLWQGWRHVVKLDPDKPLSRSQLRAVARSGTDAIILGGTQGITRTKVMGLLAALRPAPVPVFIEVSSTQAVLPGADGYLVPVALNSPHHRWVAGLHLEALARWGARVPWRRTAAMGYIMMNPASAAARQVGVAEAPDLSGVLACVRLAAGLWRLPVVYLEYSGRYGSPGLVARARRAVDHLNRQMGASTRLVYGGGIDDGAKAAAMAAVAHTVVIGNVIYRPDGVERLRATVRAVRALDRGRPGPGGEFA, encoded by the coding sequence GTGCAGCCCGCCGTGCCGTCCCTTTGGCAGGGATGGCGCCACGTGGTGAAACTGGACCCGGACAAGCCCCTGTCCCGCTCCCAGCTGCGGGCGGTGGCCCGGTCGGGGACCGATGCCATCATATTGGGCGGCACCCAAGGCATAACCCGAACCAAAGTGATGGGGCTCCTGGCCGCCCTGCGGCCGGCGCCCGTCCCCGTCTTCATCGAGGTGTCATCCACCCAGGCGGTGCTGCCGGGCGCCGACGGCTACCTGGTGCCCGTGGCCTTGAACAGCCCCCACCACCGGTGGGTGGCGGGGCTGCATCTGGAAGCCCTGGCCCGTTGGGGCGCCCGGGTGCCCTGGCGGCGCACCGCCGCCATGGGTTATATAATGATGAACCCCGCTTCGGCGGCGGCCCGCCAGGTGGGGGTGGCGGAGGCTCCCGACCTGTCGGGGGTGCTGGCCTGCGTCCGCCTGGCGGCGGGGCTCTGGCGCCTGCCCGTGGTCTACCTGGAGTACAGCGGCCGGTACGGCTCCCCCGGGCTGGTGGCCCGGGCCCGCCGGGCGGTGGACCACCTTAACCGGCAGATGGGCGCCTCGACCCGGCTTGTTTACGGTGGCGGCATCGATGACGGCGCGAAGGCGGCCGCCATGGCGGCCGTCGCCCATACCGTCGTGATAGGCAACGTCATATATCGTCCCGACGGCGTGGAGCGGCTGCGGGCCACGGTCCGGGCCGTCCGCGCCTTGGACCGCGGCCGACCCGGCCCAGGGGGGGAATTTGCTTGA
- the gatB gene encoding Asp-tRNA(Asn)/Glu-tRNA(Gln) amidotransferase subunit GatB: protein MSLRQDEDLTTLHQDGETPYELVIGLEVHVELKTESKVFCPCATTFGAPPNSQVCPVCLGLPGAVPVLNEGAVNQAIKAALALNCRIAPRLTFDRKNYFYPDLPKGYQISQYGLPVGSGGSITIEGPDGPKVIRINRAHLEEDTGKSIHDAVAGGSLLDFNRAGVPLLEIVSEPDIRSPEEAREYLTNLRDILAYAGVSDVRMEEGSLRVDTNVSVRPRGSDSMNPPTEVKNLNSFRSVVRALQYEGRRQWELLQRGEALTRETRHWDENAQVTVPSRAKDEAEGYRYLPEPDMPPYIITRERLEALKAQLPEPPQARRRRYMEELGLSAYDAGVLTAEKALADYFEECARLLGDAKTVANWVSTEILAYLGANNLTVDQLAVGPKELAHLLTMVKEGTLSGTMAKEVLADMLASGRTAEEVVEAKGLRQISDEGELAAIIRQVVEENPGPVADYKAGKEKALGALVGQVMRLTRGQANPQLANRLLREHLNS from the coding sequence GTGAGCCTGCGGCAGGATGAAGACTTGACGACATTGCATCAGGACGGGGAAACCCCCTACGAACTGGTTATCGGCCTGGAAGTCCACGTGGAATTGAAGACCGAGAGCAAGGTGTTCTGCCCGTGCGCCACCACCTTCGGCGCCCCGCCCAACAGCCAGGTGTGCCCCGTCTGCCTGGGGCTGCCGGGGGCGGTGCCCGTCTTGAACGAAGGGGCGGTGAACCAGGCCATCAAGGCGGCCCTGGCCTTGAACTGCCGGATTGCGCCCCGGCTGACCTTCGACCGGAAGAACTATTTCTACCCCGACCTGCCCAAGGGGTACCAGATCAGCCAGTACGGCCTGCCCGTGGGCAGCGGCGGCTCCATCACCATCGAGGGGCCCGACGGGCCAAAGGTGATCCGCATCAACCGGGCCCACCTGGAGGAAGACACGGGCAAGTCCATCCACGATGCCGTGGCCGGCGGATCCCTGCTGGATTTCAACCGGGCCGGGGTGCCGCTGCTGGAGATCGTGTCGGAGCCCGACATCCGCAGCCCCGAAGAAGCCCGGGAGTACTTGACCAACCTGCGGGACATCCTGGCCTACGCCGGCGTCAGCGACGTGCGCATGGAGGAAGGCTCCCTGCGGGTGGACACCAACGTGTCGGTGCGCCCCCGGGGCAGCGACTCCATGAATCCCCCCACCGAGGTGAAGAATCTCAATTCCTTCCGCTCTGTAGTCCGGGCTCTTCAGTACGAGGGCCGGCGGCAGTGGGAGCTCCTCCAGCGGGGCGAAGCCCTGACCCGGGAAACCCGCCACTGGGATGAAAACGCCCAGGTGACCGTTCCCTCCCGGGCCAAGGACGAAGCCGAAGGCTACCGCTATCTGCCCGAGCCCGACATGCCGCCCTACATCATCACCCGGGAGCGGCTGGAAGCCTTGAAGGCCCAGCTGCCCGAGCCGCCCCAGGCCCGCCGGCGGCGCTACATGGAGGAGTTGGGCCTCAGCGCCTACGACGCGGGGGTGCTGACCGCCGAGAAGGCCCTGGCCGACTACTTCGAGGAGTGCGCCCGGCTGTTGGGCGACGCCAAGACGGTGGCCAACTGGGTGTCCACGGAAATCCTGGCCTACTTGGGGGCCAACAATTTGACGGTGGACCAATTGGCCGTGGGCCCCAAGGAACTGGCCCATCTCCTGACCATGGTCAAGGAAGGCACCTTGTCGGGCACCATGGCCAAGGAAGTCCTGGCCGACATGCTGGCAAGCGGTCGCACCGCCGAAGAAGTGGTGGAGGCCAAGGGCCTGCGGCAGATCAGCGACGAAGGGGAACTGGCCGCCATCATCCGCCAGGTGGTGGAGGAGAACCCCGGCCCTGTGGCCGACTACAAGGCCGGCAAGGAAAAGGCCTTGGGAGCCTTGGTGGGCCAGGTCATGCGCCTGACCCGGGGCCAGGCCAATCCCCAGCTGGCCAACCGGCTGCTGCGGGAACATTTGAATTCTTGA
- the gatA gene encoding Asp-tRNA(Asn)/Glu-tRNA(Gln) amidotransferase subunit GatA, translating to MAGDIMTARETAAAVRAGQASAVEITKAALDRIGALDKDLGAFLAVDEAGALAAAEAVDQKVAAGEDPGPLAGVPVAVKDNLSTKGLATTAGSNILKGYIPPYDATAVARLRAAGAVIVGKTNMDEMGMGATTVNSAFQATKNPWDLDRVPGGSSGGSAAAVAARLVPLSLGSDTGGSVRQPAAMCGITGLRPTYGRVSRYGLLALAGSMDTVGLLALDARDCALALQVVAGPDDRDASAEAEPVGDWAGMAGEAGPKGLDGLRIGLPRQLFQEPVDPAVKAAVREALDQLAGMGAQVEECDLPALTYSLGVYYVLVSAEASSTMSRYDGVRFGLRLGDQQGVAALYEQSRGAGLGPEVKRRILLGTHLLSGDQYESYYMQALRLRRVIKEELEQALSRYDLLAAPAAPTTAFPFDSWRAGTRAVYRGDFVALPASLAGIPALSIPCGFVEGMPVGLQLMGRAYGEETLLRAALAYQEAFDHHRRLPPVNAAGAGAPTAGTAGDGGSHGGGEGQ from the coding sequence ATGGCCGGCGACATCATGACGGCCCGGGAAACGGCGGCGGCGGTGCGGGCCGGCCAGGCTTCGGCGGTGGAGATCACCAAGGCCGCCCTGGACCGCATCGGCGCCTTGGACAAGGACCTGGGGGCCTTCCTGGCGGTGGACGAAGCCGGGGCCCTGGCGGCGGCCGAGGCCGTGGACCAAAAGGTGGCCGCCGGGGAAGACCCGGGGCCCCTGGCAGGGGTGCCCGTGGCCGTCAAAGACAACTTGAGCACCAAAGGGCTGGCCACCACCGCCGGCTCCAACATTTTGAAAGGCTACATCCCTCCTTACGACGCCACGGCGGTGGCCCGGCTGCGGGCCGCGGGCGCCGTCATCGTGGGCAAGACCAATATGGATGAGATGGGCATGGGCGCCACCACCGTCAACTCAGCCTTCCAGGCGACCAAGAACCCGTGGGACCTGGACCGGGTGCCCGGGGGGTCCAGCGGCGGCTCGGCGGCGGCGGTGGCCGCCCGGCTGGTGCCCCTGTCCCTGGGCAGCGACACCGGCGGGTCGGTGCGCCAGCCCGCCGCCATGTGCGGCATCACGGGGCTGCGGCCCACCTACGGGCGCGTGTCCCGCTACGGGCTGCTGGCCTTGGCCGGCTCCATGGACACGGTGGGCCTGTTGGCCCTGGATGCCCGGGACTGCGCCCTGGCCCTGCAGGTGGTGGCGGGGCCCGACGACCGGGATGCATCGGCGGAGGCCGAACCCGTGGGAGACTGGGCCGGAATGGCCGGTGAAGCCGGCCCCAAGGGCCTGGACGGGCTGCGCATCGGCCTGCCCCGGCAGTTGTTCCAGGAGCCTGTGGACCCGGCGGTGAAGGCGGCCGTGCGGGAAGCCCTGGATCAACTGGCGGGCATGGGCGCCCAGGTGGAGGAGTGCGACCTGCCGGCCCTGACCTATTCCCTGGGCGTCTACTACGTTTTGGTCAGCGCCGAGGCCTCGTCCACCATGAGCCGGTACGACGGCGTCCGCTTCGGCCTGCGCCTGGGCGACCAGCAGGGCGTGGCGGCCTTGTACGAGCAGAGCCGGGGCGCCGGTTTGGGCCCCGAGGTGAAGCGGCGCATCCTGCTGGGTACCCATCTTCTCAGCGGGGATCAGTACGAGTCCTATTACATGCAGGCCCTGCGCCTCCGGCGGGTCATCAAGGAAGAACTGGAGCAGGCCCTGAGCCGGTACGACCTGCTGGCGGCCCCCGCGGCGCCCACCACGGCTTTCCCCTTCGATTCCTGGCGGGCCGGCACCCGGGCCGTGTACCGGGGCGACTTTGTAGCCCTGCCCGCCAGCCTGGCGGGCATCCCCGCCCTGTCCATCCCCTGCGGCTTTGTGGAAGGGATGCCCGTGGGGTTGCAACTTATGGGCCGGGCCTACGGGGAGGAAACCTTGCTCCGGGCGGCCCTGGCATACCAGGAAGCCTTTGACCACCACCGGCGGCTGCCGCCGGTGAACGCCGCCGGGGCGGGGGCCCCGACCGCCGGCACCGCCGGGGACGGCGGATCCCATGGGGGAGGTGAAGGGCAGTGA
- the gatC gene encoding Asp-tRNA(Asn)/Glu-tRNA(Gln) amidotransferase subunit GatC, with translation MSLSQQQVMELARTARLAVSPEEAAALAEELTGLLELCREVQDADVQGVEPLVEPSERPGEFRPDEVRPGLTQEEALANAPDACDGYFRVPSMMAGAEGEGGGA, from the coding sequence TTGTCTCTATCCCAGCAGCAAGTGATGGAATTGGCCCGGACGGCCCGCCTGGCGGTGAGCCCCGAGGAGGCCGCCGCCCTGGCCGAGGAGTTGACGGGTCTTTTGGAATTGTGCCGGGAGGTTCAGGACGCCGATGTCCAGGGGGTGGAGCCCTTGGTGGAGCCCTCGGAGCGCCCCGGAGAGTTCCGCCCCGATGAAGTGCGTCCCGGCCTCACCCAGGAGGAGGCCCTGGCCAACGCCCCCGACGCCTGCGACGGTTATTTCCGGGTGCCGTCCATGATGGCCGGCGCCGAAGGGGAAGGGGGCGGCGCTTGA
- a CDS encoding ABC transporter ATP-binding protein, producing the protein MAAEALVDVRDVVKHFPAGGSWFRRGPGPVRAVDGVSFTIGPGETLGLVGESGSGKTTLARVILRLLEPTAGRVLFAGHDLGALPPKVLRTLRRDMQIIFQDPFASLNPRHTAGEIIGEPLLVHGLARGRDLDRRVEYLLELVGLDGGHAHRYPYEFSGGQRQRIGIARALALEPKFIVCDEPVSALDVSIQSQVLNLLLELQERLGLTYLFISHDLSVVKHVSHRVGVMYLGKLVEMAPVDQLFRQPRHPYTQALLGAVPIPDPVEQRRRPKVVLTGELPNPADPPAGCRFHPRCPVAEEICRQVEPPMVEAGPEHRAACHLVSPPAGS; encoded by the coding sequence GTGGCGGCGGAGGCCTTGGTGGACGTCCGGGATGTGGTGAAGCACTTTCCCGCCGGCGGCTCCTGGTTCCGGCGGGGGCCGGGCCCCGTGCGGGCGGTGGACGGCGTCTCCTTCACCATCGGGCCCGGGGAGACCTTGGGCCTGGTGGGGGAGAGCGGCTCCGGCAAGACCACCTTGGCCCGGGTCATCCTGCGCCTCCTGGAGCCCACGGCCGGCCGGGTCTTGTTCGCCGGCCACGATCTGGGCGCCCTGCCGCCCAAGGTCTTGCGCACCTTGCGGCGGGACATGCAGATTATTTTTCAGGATCCTTTTGCCTCGCTGAACCCCCGGCACACCGCCGGGGAAATAATCGGCGAGCCCTTGCTGGTCCACGGCCTGGCCCGGGGGCGGGATTTGGACCGGCGGGTGGAATATTTGCTGGAGTTGGTGGGGTTGGACGGCGGCCACGCCCACCGGTATCCCTACGAGTTTTCCGGGGGGCAACGGCAGCGCATCGGCATCGCCAGGGCCCTGGCCCTGGAGCCGAAATTCATCGTCTGCGACGAGCCGGTGTCGGCCTTGGACGTGTCCATCCAATCCCAGGTGCTCAACCTGCTCCTGGAACTGCAGGAGCGGCTGGGCCTGACCTATTTGTTCATCAGCCACGATTTGAGCGTGGTCAAGCATGTGAGCCACCGGGTAGGGGTCATGTACTTGGGCAAATTGGTGGAGATGGCGCCGGTGGACCAACTGTTCCGGCAGCCCCGGCACCCCTACACCCAAGCCCTGCTGGGCGCGGTGCCCATTCCCGACCCGGTGGAGCAGCGTCGCCGGCCCAAGGTGGTGTTGACGGGGGAATTGCCCAACCCGGCGGATCCCCCGGCGGGGTGCCGGTTCCATCCCCGCTGCCCCGTGGCCGAAGAGATTTGCCGGCAGGTGGAGCCGCCCATGGTGGAAGCGGGCCCGGAGCACCGGGCCGCCTGCCACCTGGTCTCCCCGCCGGCGGGCAGTTGA
- a CDS encoding ABC transporter ATP-binding protein, giving the protein MAAARLLAVKDLYTRFHTEAGTVKAVDGISFHVDPGETLGIVGESGCGKTVTALSLMGLLPDPPGCVSSGAIHFDGREFSPQGPPERRGLRGRGAAMIFQEPMTSLNPVYTVGRQIAQVVRRHQGGGQREALGRAEEMLAMVGINNPGLRARQYPHELSGGMRQRVMIALALAAGPKLLIADEPTTALDVTIQAQILDLLQDLQERLGMAVILITHDLGVIAQMARRVLVMYAGKVMEEAPVEPLFARPLHPYTKGLLEAVPRLDMPRGQGLGTIPGTVPDPLAVPPGCPFHPRCFLADERCRTQEPPLQPVAGQRRTACWHWEKLLPGEGAA; this is encoded by the coding sequence ATGGCGGCAGCCAGGCTGTTGGCAGTAAAAGACTTGTATACCCGGTTCCATACCGAGGCCGGCACCGTCAAGGCCGTGGACGGCATCTCCTTCCACGTTGATCCCGGGGAGACCCTGGGCATCGTGGGGGAGAGCGGCTGCGGCAAGACGGTCACCGCCTTGTCCCTCATGGGCCTCCTGCCCGACCCCCCGGGCTGTGTCAGCAGCGGCGCCATCCATTTTGACGGCCGGGAGTTTTCACCCCAAGGCCCGCCGGAGCGGCGGGGCCTGCGGGGCCGCGGGGCGGCCATGATCTTTCAGGAGCCCATGACCTCCTTGAACCCCGTCTACACCGTAGGCCGGCAAATCGCCCAGGTGGTCCGCCGCCACCAAGGCGGGGGACAGCGGGAAGCCCTGGGGCGGGCCGAGGAGATGCTGGCCATGGTGGGCATCAACAACCCCGGGCTGCGGGCCCGCCAGTATCCCCACGAACTGTCGGGGGGCATGCGCCAGCGGGTCATGATCGCCCTGGCCCTGGCGGCGGGCCCCAAGCTCCTCATCGCCGACGAGCCCACCACCGCCCTGGACGTGACCATCCAGGCGCAAATATTGGATCTGCTCCAGGACCTGCAGGAGCGGCTGGGGATGGCCGTCATCCTCATCACCCACGACCTGGGCGTCATCGCCCAGATGGCCCGCCGGGTGCTGGTCATGTACGCCGGCAAGGTGATGGAGGAGGCCCCCGTGGAACCCCTTTTCGCCCGGCCCCTGCACCCTTACACCAAAGGTTTGCTGGAAGCCGTCCCCCGGCTGGACATGCCCCGGGGCCAGGGCCTGGGCACCATTCCGGGGACGGTGCCCGACCCCCTGGCGGTGCCGCCGGGCTGTCCTTTCCATCCCCGCTGCTTCCTGGCCGACGAACGGTGCCGCACCCAGGAGCCTCCCCTCCAGCCGGTGGCGGGGCAGCGCCGCACCGCCTGCTGGCATTGGGAAAAGCTCCTGCCGGGCGAGGGGGCTGCCTGA